From the genome of bacterium:
CGCACGGCGCCGGAAGGGCGCGCACAGTGCCGGGGAACGTTTTCTCCTCGTCGCCGAACTCCGGGTATATGAAAGTGAGCCGGCCGGACACCCCATCGCCAGCCGAGCCCAGTCGAACACGGACCTTCACGAACCCGTACGGCACGATCATCAGATCCACGGAATCCGGACCCGCTTGAAGTAACTCCCCGGTCGGCAGTGAGAGGCCGTTCATGGAGATTGCTGGGTCGTCCGCCCGGTCCAGCCGCCAGATCAGGCCTCGCACTCCTTCGGGCGAGTCCCAGAGGCCCACTGCAAGCAGGGGTTGTCGCCCGCCCCAGTTTTCCACGCGGCTCGTCCATGGCTCCGCCGCGGCACTGTCCGTCCATTCAAACTCGAGCTGCTGGCAGCCAGCGACCGCGAACGCCACCGAGTCCGCTGGTATGGGACCGGCCTGCCGCTGGCTTGCCGAGCATGCCGCGAACGAGGCGATGCAGGCAAGCACGCCCGCGCAAGCATGCCGAATACGCGTTGGCGCTCCACTCCCGTTCCGCGTTGATTGGGTCCCGACGACCACGTTCGCGCGACCGGCGCCGTGCGGATCAAGAAACGGCCCCAGGGCTTTCGGCCGGTAAGCGAGCCCCCCTCACGCGTTCGCGATGTCCGCCGGCCAGAGCGTGCCGGCGGCGTCGAGGAAGCCGCCGTAGGGCACACCCTCCCTGGGCTCCGAGGCGAGGCGGAGCACGTTGCCGTCCAGGTCCTCGACGTGCACCTCGAACGCCCACCGGTAGTTCGTCGGCGGGAAGCGGATCTTCGCGCCCCGCGCGACGAGCTCCTCGTGGAGCGCGCCCGCGTCGTCGACGCCGATCCACACCCAGCTCCCGGGCTGCCCCTGCACCCACTCGGTCAGGAGGATCCTGCAGTCGCCGCGCGAGGCCGAGGCGATCCCGCGCTCGCCCCAATCGTGCTCGAAGCCGAGCTTCTCCGTGTAGTACGCGAGGCTCGCCGCGAGGTCCTTCACCGGAAAGATCGGGTTGGCGGAGCCGAACGAGCTGGCCATGAGCGTGCCTCCGTGATCGACTTGCCTCGGCGTCGAGCGACCTCGCGCC
Proteins encoded in this window:
- a CDS encoding bleomycin resistance family protein yields the protein MASSFGSANPIFPVKDLAASLAYYTEKLGFEHDWGERGIASASRGDCRILLTEWVQGQPGSWVWIGVDDAGALHEELVARGAKIRFPPTNYRWAFEVHVEDLDGNVLRLASEPREGVPYGGFLDAAGTLWPADIANA